One segment of Trachemys scripta elegans isolate TJP31775 chromosome 1, CAS_Tse_1.0, whole genome shotgun sequence DNA contains the following:
- the LOC117872343 gene encoding olfactory receptor 51G2-like, with protein sequence MSAVNNTKFNSAVFLLTGIPGQEEIHLWISIPFCLTYVISILGNSVILFIIKTDPSLHEPMYIFLSMLAITDLGLSIATMSTTLGIFLFNSREISFNACFVQLFFIHSLQCTESSVLLLMAFDRFIAIHDPLKYASILNPQRIHKMGLVFVLKGVAIIFPLPFLLKRFQYCQTNVLSHSYCLHQEVMKMACSDITVNSIYGLSVALLTVGLDSLLIFLSYVMILKTVLSIASNAECLRALNTCVSHLCAVLLFYTPMIGLSVIHRFGKGSSPLIQILLGYIYLLAPPLINPIVYSVKSKHLRARIIRVFVK encoded by the coding sequence ATGTCAGCTGTCAATAACACCAAATTCAATTCTGCAGTGTTCCTTCTCACTGGGATACCTGGTCAGGAAGAAATCCAtctctggatctccatccccttctgcttaACATATGTTATTTCGATATTAGGAAATTCAGTCATcctgttcattataaaaacagatccaagccttcatgagcccatgtacattttcctttccatgttggccatCACAGACCTTGGTTTATCGATTGCCACCATGTCGACAACACTGGGTATATTCTTGTTTAACTCTAGGGAGATCAGCTTCAATGCCTGTTTTGtgcagctgttcttcatccactcgCTTCAGTGCACTGAATCCTCCGTGCTATTAttgatggcctttgaccgcttcaTCGCAATCCATGACCCGCTGAAATATGCTTCCATCTTAAACCCACAGAGAATACACAAGATGGGACTGGTGTTTGTGCTGAAAGGGGTGGCAATAATATTCCCACTCCCCTTTCTCCTGAAACGGTTCCAATACTGTCAAACAaatgtcctctcccattcctactgcctGCACCAGGAGGTCATGAAGATGGCTTGCTCGGATATCACAGTCAACAGCATCTATGGTTTGTCTGTTGCACTCTTAACGGTGGGGTTGGACTCGCTGCTCATCTTCCTATCTTATGTTATGATtctcaaaacagtgctgagcatcGCGTCCAATGCTGAGTGCCTCAGGGCCCTGAACACCTGTGTTTCCCACCTCTGCGCCGTCCTGCTCTTCTATACGCCAATGATCGGCCTGTCTGTGATACACAGATTTGGGAAGGGCTCTTCTCCCTTAATTCAGATTCTCCTGGGTTACATCTACCTGCTGGCCCCGCCCCTGATTAACCCAATTGTGTACAGCGTGAAAAGCAAACATCTTCGTGCAAGGATAATCAGGGTGTTTGTCAAGTGA
- the LOC117872349 gene encoding olfactory receptor 51G2-like — MSAVNDTKFNSAVFLLTGIPGQEDVHLWLSILFCFIYVISILGNSIILFIIKTDLSLHEPMYIFLSMLAVTDLGLSIVTIPTILGIFLFNSRVISFDACLAQLFFIHSLQFIESSMLLLMAFDRFVAICSPLRYASILTLQKIAKMGLVCVLRGLAVVFPVPFLLKRFQYCRANILSHSYCLHQDVIKMACSDITFNSIYGLAVTLLTVGLDSLLIFFSYVMILKTVLSIASSVECLRALNTCVSHLCAVLLFYTPEIGLSVLHRFGKGSSPLLQILLGYIYLLVPPLINPIVYSVKSKHLRARIIRAFIK; from the coding sequence atgtcagctgtcaatgacaccaaatTCAACTCTGCAGTGTTCCTGCTCACCGGAATACCTGGGCAGGAAGACGTTCATCTCTGGCTCTCCATCCTCTTTTGTTTCATATATGTTATTTCAATATTAGGAAATTCAATCATTCTGTTCATTATTAAAACAGATCtaagcctccatgagcccatgtacattttcctttccatgttggctGTCACGGACCTTGGCTTATCGATAGTCACAATACCAACGATCCTGGGGATATTCTTGTTTAACTCTAGGGTCATAAGCTTTGATGCCTGTTTagcccagctgttcttcatccactcgCTTCAATTCATTGAATCCTCCATGCTCTTGCTCATGGCCTTTGACCGCTTCGTCGCTATCTGTAGCCCGCTGAGATATGCTTCCATCTTAACCCTGCAGAAAATAGCCAAGATGGGACTGGTGTGTGTGCTAAGAGGGTTGGCTGTAGTATTCCCAGTCCCCTTTCTTCTAAAACGGTTCCAATATTGTCGAGCCAATatcctctcccattcctactgcctGCACCAGGACGTTATTAAGATGGCTTGTTCGGACATCACATTCAATAGCATCTATGGCTTGGCTGTTACACTCTTAACAGTGGGTTTGGACTCGCTTCTCATCTTCTtctcttatgtgatgatcctcaaaacagtgctgagcattGCGTCCTCCGTGGAGTGCCTCAGAGCCTTGAACACTTGCGTCTCCCACCTCTGCGCCGTCCTGCTCTTCTACACTCCAGAAATTGGCTTGTCTGTGTTACACAGATTTGGGAAGGGCtcttctcccttgcttcagattctCCTGGGCTACATTTACTTGCTGGTCCCGCCTCTGATTAATCCAATCGTGTACAgcgtgaaaagcaaacaccttcgtgCGAGGATTATCAGGGCATTCATCAAGTGA